A stretch of the Gemmatimonadota bacterium genome encodes the following:
- a CDS encoding T9SS type A sorting domain-containing protein, with amino-acid sequence MNTLRISLATVVMVALLATLPAPAVSAPEVDRTDAWIDGMARHFEAHPELQDTRGSGWKPYNRIKWFREQRLVNGEGPAPDARWKAWEAKREMEAARPASSRSTWFSLGPGNYAGRMLDIDFHPSDVNIVYAGSASGGLWKSTDYGSSWAPISDEIPSIAIGAVCVLPWNPDIVLIGTGEGANGDVHGVGILKSTDAGATWNTTDYTKPSGSNSGFHAMEANATTGTILAGAMDGLWRSTDDGNTWIDVKTGDDYYDVKWKPGDPNTVYTVKGSSASGNNVKISTDDGLTWAKAGTGQPSSWTVGKSKIAVTAANPDYIYALYSENSSNGGTTGVYRSTDGGSTWTQRSGANPNIGGGQGWYNLILAADPNNADRIIAGGVRLYRSTNGGTGYSQIGNWVHVDYHAVRYEPGSNSNLWVANDGGIYRSQNDGTSWTDLNNGLVTFQFYDICVAQSSPTIAVGGSQDNGTDKWTGTSNWTYILGGDGMVCNVKPTSANVIYAELYYGDHRKTSNGGTGWSQINSGITGTGAWVAPVDEDQVTPNHLYTSSSDGIFRTLNGGSNWTNVGGQTATWISISPVDGNVVWTAGSGVYQTTDDGGSWTQASPYGFSTGGVTKILAHPTDTNSAIVVFSGYGDGTSHIALTTDSGSTWTDKSSNFPSQPVNAIAVDWSNTDHWFIGTDVGVWASLDAGGSWSPFETGLPNVVVSDLEIHRSGGKLVAGTYGRGMWEVDITSMSTGVETGVQAGPRNLMLDAPWPNPVTDQATLRFAAKYAGVVTLDIHDVAGRLVSRVAEIPAGDGLIRMADWLTDDVPSGVYFAVLKAGEERISRKLIVTR; translated from the coding sequence ATGAATACACTTCGAATCTCGCTGGCGACGGTGGTGATGGTCGCCCTTCTTGCGACGCTGCCCGCCCCCGCCGTTTCCGCGCCGGAAGTCGACCGGACCGATGCATGGATCGACGGCATGGCCCGACACTTCGAGGCCCATCCCGAACTTCAGGACACGCGCGGCAGCGGCTGGAAGCCGTACAACCGGATCAAGTGGTTCCGCGAGCAGCGACTTGTGAACGGGGAAGGCCCGGCCCCGGACGCGCGCTGGAAGGCCTGGGAAGCGAAGCGGGAGATGGAAGCGGCGCGGCCCGCCTCCTCAAGGTCGACCTGGTTCTCGCTGGGGCCGGGCAACTACGCCGGGCGAATGCTCGATATCGACTTCCACCCGAGCGATGTGAACATCGTTTATGCGGGCTCCGCCAGCGGCGGACTCTGGAAGAGCACGGACTACGGGTCGAGTTGGGCGCCCATTTCCGACGAGATCCCGTCGATCGCCATTGGCGCGGTCTGCGTGCTGCCTTGGAATCCGGACATTGTCCTGATCGGCACGGGCGAGGGCGCGAACGGCGATGTCCACGGCGTCGGCATTCTCAAGTCGACCGACGCGGGCGCCACCTGGAACACGACGGACTACACCAAGCCATCGGGAAGCAACAGCGGCTTCCACGCCATGGAGGCAAACGCCACGACGGGGACCATTCTCGCGGGCGCGATGGACGGCCTGTGGCGCTCCACGGATGATGGGAACACCTGGATCGATGTGAAGACCGGCGACGACTACTACGATGTCAAGTGGAAGCCGGGAGACCCGAATACCGTCTACACGGTCAAGGGGTCCTCCGCGTCGGGAAACAATGTCAAGATCTCCACCGACGACGGACTCACCTGGGCAAAGGCCGGAACGGGGCAGCCCTCGTCCTGGACGGTCGGGAAGTCGAAGATCGCGGTGACCGCCGCCAACCCCGACTACATCTACGCACTCTACTCCGAGAACTCGAGCAACGGCGGGACGACCGGCGTCTATCGGTCTACGGACGGCGGCTCCACCTGGACGCAACGCTCTGGCGCCAACCCCAACATCGGTGGCGGGCAGGGCTGGTACAACCTGATCCTCGCGGCGGATCCGAACAACGCCGACCGCATCATCGCCGGAGGCGTGCGTCTCTATCGGTCCACCAACGGCGGGACGGGCTACAGCCAGATCGGGAACTGGGTTCATGTGGACTACCATGCAGTCCGCTACGAGCCGGGGAGCAACTCGAATCTCTGGGTCGCGAACGACGGCGGGATCTACCGCTCACAGAACGATGGCACCAGCTGGACGGACCTGAACAACGGACTCGTGACTTTCCAGTTCTACGACATCTGCGTGGCGCAATCGAGCCCGACCATTGCCGTGGGCGGCAGCCAGGACAATGGCACCGACAAGTGGACCGGAACATCCAACTGGACCTACATCCTCGGTGGCGACGGGATGGTCTGCAATGTCAAGCCCACTTCCGCCAATGTGATCTACGCGGAACTCTATTACGGAGACCACCGGAAGACCTCCAACGGCGGTACGGGATGGTCACAGATCAACAGCGGCATCACGGGCACCGGCGCGTGGGTCGCCCCGGTGGATGAAGACCAGGTAACACCCAACCATCTCTACACCTCGTCCAGCGACGGGATCTTCCGCACCTTGAACGGCGGATCCAACTGGACCAATGTCGGCGGGCAGACCGCCACCTGGATCTCGATCAGCCCGGTAGATGGAAATGTCGTCTGGACTGCGGGGTCCGGAGTGTATCAAACGACCGATGACGGAGGGAGCTGGACGCAGGCTTCGCCGTACGGGTTTTCGACCGGGGGCGTGACGAAGATACTGGCGCACCCGACCGATACGAACTCCGCCATCGTCGTCTTCTCCGGCTACGGAGATGGAACCAGCCACATTGCGCTCACCACCGACAGCGGATCCACCTGGACCGACAAGTCGTCGAACTTCCCCTCCCAGCCGGTGAACGCGATCGCGGTGGACTGGTCGAACACGGACCACTGGTTCATTGGAACCGATGTCGGCGTCTGGGCATCGCTCGATGCCGGAGGAAGCTGGTCCCCGTTTGAGACCGGCCTCCCGAATGTCGTCGTCTCAGATCTGGAGATTCACCGCTCGGGCGGCAAACTCGTGGCGGGCACCTATGGGCGCGGAATGTGGGAGGTGGACATCACCTCCATGAGCACAGGCGTGGAGACGGGCGTGCAGGCGGGGCCGCGGAATCTCATGCTCGACGCGCCCTGGCCGAACCCGGTGACGGATCAGGCCACGCTTCGGTTTGCCGCGAAGTATGCCGGGGTCGTGACGCTCGACATTCACGATGTCGCAGGCCGACTGGTCAGTCGCGTTGCGGAGATTCCCGCAGGCGACGGACTCATCCGAATGGCCGACTGGCTCACGGATGATGTGCCGTCCGGCGTCTACTTTGCGGTGCTGAAGGCGGGGGAAGAGCGGATCTCCAGGAAGTTGATCGTCACCCGCTAG
- a CDS encoding replication-associated recombination protein A: MQDSVPPSLFDTPSGAPADPPSDAPLADRMRPRSLDEVLGQDALIGKETPLRRSLRAGTLPSLILWGPPGCGKTTLARVLAREADAEFREISAVSSGVAALREAVARAQTLRRSGRRTVLFIDEIHRFNKAQQDAILPAVESGDLVLVGATTENPSFEVNAPLRSRGHVVRLDPLPRAVILELADRALADGERGLGGRELTLAEGAREALVRRSGGDARIALNLLEAAAAAVADASEITEEEVEALARENTVLYDRASGRHYDHASALQKSLRGSDPDAAIYWMAKMLAAGEDPRFVARRILVTAAEDVGLADSRALRVAVAAFDAVEYLGMPEARIPLAQAAIFVATAPKSNSAISAIDAAMHAITEQGESFEVPPVMRMTGKEKSGYRYPHSAPGHFLPDDYLPEELRGRSFYVPGELGEEADIARRVREVLGRGRARGKDEDTE, from the coding sequence GTGCAGGATTCCGTCCCGCCTTCGCTCTTCGACACCCCCTCCGGAGCGCCCGCGGATCCGCCTTCCGATGCGCCGCTCGCCGATCGAATGCGCCCCCGTTCGCTCGACGAAGTTCTCGGGCAGGATGCGCTCATCGGAAAGGAGACGCCCCTTCGCCGCTCTCTCCGCGCGGGGACGCTGCCGTCGCTCATTCTCTGGGGACCGCCCGGCTGCGGGAAGACCACGCTCGCCCGGGTTCTCGCCCGCGAAGCGGACGCCGAGTTTCGCGAGATCTCAGCGGTCTCCTCCGGGGTCGCGGCCCTCCGCGAGGCGGTGGCTCGTGCGCAGACGCTCCGGCGGAGCGGGCGCCGGACGGTGCTTTTCATCGACGAGATCCATCGCTTCAACAAGGCCCAGCAGGACGCCATTCTCCCGGCCGTGGAGAGTGGGGATCTGGTCCTGGTGGGCGCGACGACCGAGAACCCGTCGTTTGAGGTGAACGCACCGCTGCGTTCGCGGGGGCATGTGGTTCGGCTGGATCCGCTCCCGCGGGCGGTCATTCTTGAACTGGCGGATCGCGCCCTGGCGGATGGAGAGCGCGGACTGGGCGGGCGGGAACTCACGCTTGCTGAAGGTGCGCGGGAGGCGCTGGTGCGCCGTTCGGGCGGCGATGCCCGGATTGCGCTGAATCTGCTGGAGGCGGCCGCAGCGGCGGTTGCGGACGCGTCGGAGATCACCGAAGAGGAAGTGGAGGCACTGGCTCGCGAGAATACCGTGCTCTACGACCGCGCGTCGGGTCGCCACTATGACCATGCGTCCGCGCTCCAGAAAAGCCTGCGCGGGTCGGACCCGGACGCGGCCATCTACTGGATGGCGAAGATGCTGGCGGCGGGGGAGGATCCGCGCTTCGTGGCGCGGCGCATTCTGGTGACGGCGGCGGAGGATGTCGGGCTGGCGGATTCGCGCGCGCTCCGCGTGGCGGTGGCCGCATTCGACGCGGTGGAATACCTGGGAATGCCCGAGGCCCGGATTCCGCTCGCGCAGGCAGCCATCTTCGTGGCGACGGCCCCCAAGTCCAACAGCGCCATTTCCGCGATTGATGCCGCCATGCACGCCATCACGGAGCAGGGTGAATCGTTCGAGGTGCCTCCCGTGATGCGCATGACCGGGAAAGAAAAGAGCGGCTACCGGTATCCGCATTCAGCCCCGGGACACTTCCTGCCGGACGACTATCTTCCCGAAGAGCTTCGCGGGAGATCGTTCTATGTCCCCGGGGAACTCGGCGAAGAGGCGGACATCGCTCGTCGTGTACGCGAAGTGCTGGGGCGCGGGCGCGCTCGCGGCAAAGACGAAGACACGGAATAG
- a CDS encoding helix-turn-helix domain-containing protein, with the protein MIPKPGRTVVQIDLLDAGETAASLHITRATLYKLVKDGRVPAVKRNGKWAFDPKAIESLFFTPTHDDAPEEHGTDR; encoded by the coding sequence ATGATTCCCAAACCGGGGAGGACTGTCGTGCAGATCGACCTTCTGGACGCGGGGGAAACCGCGGCGAGTCTTCACATCACCCGCGCCACTCTCTACAAACTCGTGAAGGATGGTCGCGTTCCGGCGGTGAAGCGGAACGGGAAGTGGGCATTCGATCCCAAGGCCATCGAGAGCCTCTTCTTCACACCGACTCACGACGACGCGCCGGAGGAACACGGCACGGACCGGTAG
- a CDS encoding FlgD immunoglobulin-like domain containing protein, protein MKSATACVIVLATGASVAVVRPIPARPAFVLNEVLYDPDGTDTGREFVEIASASGTALDASLAGWVLETGNGARPGEWEVEWVGGAEDRAALGLFVVGEAGVAPAPDAVAELDLQNGPDACRLRGPNGETDLLGWGAGLDTTLSEGTAAPDVPGLSLARLPDAFDTGNNAADFTPRPPSPGAFNAPDSALAGVSAQLPPPGTPPGVGFRFVFVVRNVGRRAVVPSVRVACAVHPGETLARAASSGALASGGRDTLEAYASPPAGAHLPAPEPAFPDTAGAWTGHGQTLHITEVYPRPDAGGSEWVELVSGSRWMADLSHFVFTDRSGGSGEVVGHLPAHGRAVLVADSAAFRSRWPLPPGVPTGTASPWPPLNHTGEPVADRVALLLAGEEVAVASWPGGIGLGISWERVSVTLPGEDPSVWGPSLAPRGASPGFPNSRTGDRPAETFPSGGALVASPSPFRPMRGETVALRFILPGRAPPPGRVCSIRVHDSSGLLLRDLRSWADAEGAFRAVWDGTDGQGGALPRGVYLVVAETAGVRPARAAVVLDR, encoded by the coding sequence GTGAAGTCCGCTACCGCCTGCGTGATCGTCCTCGCCACGGGTGCGTCCGTGGCGGTGGTGCGCCCGATTCCCGCGCGTCCCGCGTTCGTTCTCAACGAAGTGCTCTACGATCCCGACGGAACGGATACAGGACGGGAGTTTGTCGAAATCGCGTCCGCCTCCGGCACCGCGTTGGATGCGTCGCTGGCCGGGTGGGTGCTGGAGACGGGCAACGGTGCGCGGCCGGGAGAGTGGGAGGTCGAGTGGGTCGGCGGGGCGGAGGATCGCGCGGCGCTCGGGCTTTTCGTCGTGGGAGAGGCCGGGGTTGCGCCCGCGCCGGACGCCGTGGCCGAGCTGGACCTGCAGAATGGCCCGGACGCGTGTCGCCTTCGGGGGCCGAACGGGGAAACCGACCTGCTCGGGTGGGGCGCCGGGCTGGACACGACGCTCAGTGAGGGGACGGCGGCCCCGGATGTGCCGGGGCTCTCCCTGGCCCGATTGCCGGACGCCTTCGACACCGGCAACAACGCGGCCGACTTCACCCCGCGCCCCCCGAGCCCGGGAGCTTTCAACGCCCCCGACAGCGCACTGGCGGGCGTGTCTGCGCAACTGCCGCCGCCCGGCACTCCGCCCGGCGTCGGGTTCCGGTTCGTGTTCGTGGTGCGGAATGTCGGCCGGAGAGCGGTGGTGCCGTCGGTGCGCGTGGCGTGCGCGGTGCATCCCGGGGAGACGCTGGCCCGGGCGGCGTCAAGCGGGGCGCTTGCTTCAGGCGGGCGCGACACACTCGAAGCCTACGCATCGCCGCCCGCCGGGGCGCACCTTCCCGCGCCGGAACCCGCGTTCCCGGACACCGCGGGCGCGTGGACCGGCCATGGCCAGACCCTTCACATCACGGAGGTCTATCCGCGCCCCGACGCCGGGGGGTCGGAATGGGTGGAACTGGTCTCGGGCAGCCGCTGGATGGCGGACCTCTCGCACTTTGTCTTCACGGATCGGTCCGGGGGATCGGGTGAGGTGGTGGGACACCTTCCCGCGCACGGGCGCGCCGTGCTTGTCGCGGACTCGGCCGCATTCCGGTCGCGCTGGCCGTTGCCGCCGGGCGTTCCCACGGGCACGGCGTCGCCATGGCCCCCGCTCAACCACACGGGGGAACCGGTGGCGGATCGCGTGGCGCTCCTTCTTGCCGGGGAAGAGGTCGCGGTGGCCTCGTGGCCGGGAGGAATCGGTTTGGGCATCTCATGGGAGCGCGTGTCGGTGACTCTTCCGGGCGAGGATCCATCCGTCTGGGGGCCGAGTCTCGCGCCGCGCGGCGCCAGTCCCGGCTTCCCGAACTCGCGCACCGGAGACCGCCCGGCGGAGACTTTCCCTTCCGGGGGAGCGCTGGTCGCGTCGCCTTCGCCGTTTCGCCCGATGCGCGGGGAGACGGTGGCGCTGCGGTTCATCCTGCCGGGGCGAGCCCCGCCCCCCGGGCGCGTCTGTTCCATCCGGGTCCACGATTCCAGCGGCCTCCTTCTTCGCGATCTCCGAAGCTGGGCGGATGCGGAAGGAGCGTTCCGGGCCGTCTGGGACGGTACGGATGGGCAGGGTGGGGCGCTTCCGCGCGGAGTCTACCTGGTGGTTGCGGAGACGGCGGGGGTCCGGCCCGCGCGTGCCGCCGTGGTGCTGGACCGATGA
- a CDS encoding gamma-glutamyl-gamma-aminobutyrate hydrolase family protein encodes MSRRPRIGITPDIRIDERNGRPLAFLHREYGERISDAGGLPLMIPPLADTALVPDLVAALDGVLIVGGEDIDPRRYGGEPDAAHIPLAPGREDFDFALADALLAGDLPCLGICYGCQLLTVASGGSLIQDIPTQIPDALEHGGAWPDLPEHEVTLVPGTRLFGLLGDEEATTTVNSSHHQSPDRLGGGMVVAAIAPDGVIEAVELPGKRFLAGVQWHPELMPDRRLPSRLFEGFVEAADA; translated from the coding sequence ATGAGTCGCCGACCCCGCATAGGAATCACGCCCGACATCCGCATCGATGAGCGCAACGGTCGCCCGCTCGCCTTTCTCCACCGGGAGTACGGGGAGCGAATCTCGGACGCGGGCGGTCTTCCGCTGATGATCCCGCCGCTGGCGGACACGGCGCTCGTGCCGGATCTCGTGGCCGCGCTCGACGGAGTTCTGATCGTCGGCGGGGAGGACATCGACCCGCGCCGATACGGCGGTGAGCCGGATGCCGCGCACATCCCGCTGGCTCCGGGCCGCGAGGACTTCGACTTCGCGCTGGCGGATGCACTTCTCGCCGGAGACCTCCCGTGCCTGGGGATTTGCTACGGCTGCCAGTTGTTGACGGTGGCGTCGGGCGGGTCGCTCATCCAGGACATCCCCACACAGATCCCTGACGCGCTGGAGCATGGCGGAGCGTGGCCGGACCTTCCGGAGCACGAGGTCACCCTTGTTCCGGGAACGCGACTCTTCGGACTCCTCGGCGACGAAGAGGCAACAACGACCGTCAACAGCTCCCACCACCAGTCTCCCGATCGCCTCGGGGGCGGAATGGTGGTCGCCGCCATCGCCCCGGACGGAGTGATTGAGGCCGTCGAACTCCCCGGAAAGCGCTTTCTCGCGGGCGTTCAGTGGCATCCGGAACTCATGCCGGATAGACGCCTCCCGAGTCGCCTTTTTGAGGGGTTCGTGGAAGCCGCCGACGCCTGA
- a CDS encoding Re/Si-specific NAD(P)(+) transhydrogenase subunit alpha: MIAGVPRESFPGERRVALTPAALPLLAKAGVSVLVEAGAGSAAGYLDADFEEKGAKIAASREEVFSSAEVILQVRTLGANPEAGRADLELMRKDQVVIGSADPLGEPGAARDVAATGAVLFGLELIPRITRAQSMDILSAMATIAGYKAVLAGADHLPRMFPLMMTAAGTLAAAHVFVVGAGVAGLQAIGSARKLGAIVHAYDVRPAVKEQVESLGGKFVEMELEAGSSEDKGGYAREMDEEFYRKQRELMGRVVAESDVVITTAAIPGKKSPVLITKEMVAGMKPGSVIVDLAAERGGNCELTKAGETTVEHGVTILGPTNLPSEVPYHASQMYGKNIATFLLNMVKDGELDMNPEDEIVRDTMLARGGDVVHTRLRELLGMENAAATGGDA; the protein is encoded by the coding sequence ATGATCGCAGGAGTACCCAGAGAATCATTCCCGGGCGAACGCCGTGTCGCCCTCACTCCCGCAGCACTGCCATTGCTTGCCAAGGCGGGTGTTTCGGTTCTCGTTGAGGCCGGAGCGGGGAGCGCCGCCGGTTATCTTGACGCGGACTTCGAAGAGAAGGGCGCGAAGATCGCCGCCTCGCGCGAGGAGGTCTTTTCCTCCGCCGAAGTCATTCTTCAGGTGAGGACGCTGGGCGCCAATCCGGAGGCGGGCCGCGCGGACCTGGAGCTGATGCGCAAGGACCAGGTCGTGATCGGATCCGCGGACCCGTTGGGTGAGCCGGGTGCCGCGCGCGATGTGGCGGCCACCGGTGCGGTTCTCTTCGGGCTGGAGCTCATTCCGCGTATCACGCGCGCCCAGAGCATGGACATCCTGTCGGCCATGGCGACCATCGCCGGGTACAAGGCCGTGCTCGCGGGTGCGGATCACCTGCCGCGGATGTTCCCGCTCATGATGACCGCCGCCGGGACACTGGCTGCCGCGCATGTGTTCGTGGTGGGTGCGGGTGTGGCCGGGCTTCAGGCCATCGGGTCCGCGCGGAAACTGGGCGCCATCGTCCACGCGTACGATGTCCGCCCCGCCGTGAAGGAGCAGGTGGAGAGCCTGGGCGGGAAGTTCGTCGAGATGGAACTGGAGGCGGGGTCGTCGGAGGACAAGGGCGGTTACGCCAGGGAAATGGACGAGGAGTTCTACCGGAAGCAGCGTGAGTTGATGGGACGCGTCGTCGCGGAGAGCGATGTCGTCATCACCACCGCCGCCATCCCCGGGAAGAAGTCGCCCGTTCTCATCACGAAGGAAATGGTCGCCGGGATGAAGCCCGGTTCGGTCATCGTGGATCTGGCCGCGGAGCGCGGCGGAAACTGCGAACTGACGAAGGCCGGTGAAACAACTGTGGAGCACGGCGTGACGATCCTCGGCCCCACCAACCTCCCGTCGGAGGTGCCCTACCACGCCAGCCAGATGTACGGAAAGAACATCGCCACCTTCCTGCTCAACATGGTGAAGGACGGCGAACTGGACATGAACCCGGAAGACGAAATCGTCCGCGACACCATGCTTGCGCGCGGCGGAGATGTCGTCCACACGCGGCTTCGCGAACTCCTCGGCATGGAGAACGCCGCCGCAACGGGAGGAGATGCCTGA
- a CDS encoding NAD(P) transhydrogenase subunit alpha translates to MMDLIGLLTIFVLAVFVGFEIITKVPPTLHTPLMSGSNAISGIAIIGAILSTLKGSDQITLILGFLALVFATINVVGGFLVTNRMLEMFQRKRG, encoded by the coding sequence CTGATGGATCTCATCGGTCTTCTGACGATTTTCGTGCTCGCCGTCTTCGTCGGGTTCGAGATCATCACGAAAGTTCCGCCGACACTGCACACCCCGCTGATGTCGGGGTCGAACGCGATCTCCGGGATCGCGATCATCGGGGCCATCCTCTCCACCTTGAAGGGGAGTGACCAGATCACGCTGATCCTCGGATTTCTGGCGCTGGTCTTTGCGACAATCAATGTGGTCGGGGGGTTCCTGGTCACCAACCGTATGCTCGAGATGTTCCAGCGGAAGAGGGGCTAG